The Streptococcus pantholopis genome has a segment encoding these proteins:
- a CDS encoding thioredoxin domain-containing protein, producing the protein MSTFAESIKTFTEISAAEAQEHIVSNDKFILFVGRETCPFCRRFAPKLAQAAQTSQASVYFLNSEAVSDSQAIQDFRQQYHIPTVPGLLVAENGQVRVVCDSSLSVEAIIDFIA; encoded by the coding sequence ATGTCAACATTTGCTGAATCCATCAAAACATTTACAGAAATTTCTGCTGCCGAGGCGCAGGAGCATATCGTGTCAAACGACAAATTTATTTTGTTTGTCGGCCGGGAAACCTGTCCTTTTTGCCGGCGCTTTGCTCCTAAACTGGCTCAAGCGGCTCAGACATCTCAAGCGTCTGTCTATTTTTTAAACAGTGAAGCGGTGTCAGATAGTCAAGCCATTCAAGATTTTCGCCAGCAATATCATATTCCGACAGTACCGGGTCTTTTAGTGGCTGAAAACGGACAGGTCAGAGTGGTTTGTGACTCTTCTTTATCAGTAGAAGCCATCATTGATTTTATTGCTTAA
- the rseP gene encoding RIP metalloprotease RseP, with amino-acid sequence MLGILTFIIIFGILVVVHEFGHFYFARRSGILVREFSIGMGPKIFSHIDKQGTAYTVRILPLGGYVRMAGWGDDETEIKTGSTVSLTFNSEGLVSRINLSQKYLDQTALPLTVLTYDLEDKLEITGRVLDEEQTYSVARDATIIEEDGTELRVAPLDVQYQNASVWGRLMTNFAGPLNNFILGIFVFIILVFVQGGAANPDTNQVRVIENGAMAQAGVKDGDRVLQIDGRDIENWSELTEAVGRATEHLEPGGTIAVTVEEDGQAKTLDIQPQEQSGSYYIGVSQALKTSFTDKIAGGFSMAWDGATLIVTALKNLLADFSLDQLGGPVAMYQLSSQAAQNGLESVLSLMALLSINLGIFNLIPIPALDGGKIAFNLVEIFRRKPLRQETENYITLAGVALMIVLMIAVTWNDIIRAFF; translated from the coding sequence ATGCTAGGCATTTTAACATTTATTATTATCTTTGGCATTTTAGTTGTTGTCCACGAATTTGGGCACTTCTATTTTGCCAGAAGATCCGGTATTTTAGTCAGGGAATTTTCTATTGGTATGGGGCCAAAGATTTTTTCGCATATTGATAAACAAGGGACTGCTTATACTGTCCGTATTTTGCCTTTGGGAGGCTATGTGCGGATGGCCGGCTGGGGAGACGATGAAACAGAAATAAAAACCGGTTCGACAGTCAGCCTGACTTTTAATTCAGAGGGCTTAGTCAGCCGAATTAATCTGTCTCAGAAATATCTGGATCAGACAGCCCTGCCTTTGACTGTCCTGACTTATGATTTGGAAGATAAACTGGAAATCACGGGCCGGGTTTTAGATGAGGAACAAACTTACTCTGTTGCCCGCGATGCGACCATTATTGAGGAAGACGGCACAGAGCTGCGGGTTGCACCGCTTGATGTCCAATATCAAAATGCATCTGTTTGGGGCCGTCTCATGACAAACTTTGCCGGTCCCCTCAATAATTTTATTTTAGGTATTTTTGTCTTTATCATTTTAGTCTTTGTACAAGGCGGCGCTGCTAATCCCGATACTAATCAGGTCCGTGTAATCGAAAACGGGGCAATGGCCCAGGCTGGTGTAAAAGACGGGGACCGTGTCCTGCAGATTGACGGCCGTGATATTGAGAATTGGTCTGAGTTGACAGAGGCTGTCGGCAGGGCAACTGAGCATTTAGAGCCGGGAGGGACAATTGCGGTTACCGTTGAAGAAGACGGGCAGGCTAAGACTCTGGATATCCAGCCGCAAGAACAAAGTGGCTCTTACTACATCGGCGTATCTCAAGCCTTGAAGACCAGCTTCACAGATAAGATTGCAGGCGGTTTTAGCATGGCTTGGGATGGAGCCACTCTCATTGTGACAGCGTTAAAAAATTTATTGGCTGATTTTAGTCTGGATCAATTGGGCGGTCCTGTTGCTATGTATCAGTTGTCCAGTCAGGCTGCTCAAAACGGTTTGGAGTCTGTATTATCGCTGATGGCTTTGCTTTCTATCAATTTAGGAATCTTCAATTTAATCCCGATTCCGGCACTGGATGGCGGAAAAATCGCCTTTAACCTTGTTGAAATTTTTCGCCGCAAACCTCTCAGACAGGAAACAGAAAATTATATTACCTTAGCTGGGGTTGCTTTAATGATTGTCCTAATGATTGCAGTAACATGGAATGATATTATTCGGGCTTTCTTTTAA
- the leuS gene encoding leucine--tRNA ligase, whose amino-acid sequence MTFYNHQKIEKKWQDFWATDHTFKTGTDTAKPNFYALDMFPYPSGAGLHVGHPEGYTATDILSRYKRAQGYNVLHPMGWDAFGLPAEQYAMDTGNDPADFTAANIANFKRQINALGFSYDWDREVNTTDPKYYKWTQWIFTKLYEKGLAYEAEVPVNWVEELGTAIANEEVLPDGTSERGGYPVVRKPMRQWMLKITAYAERLLNDLDDLDWPESIKDMQRNWIGKSVGANVTFKIQGSDRTFTVFTTRPDTLFGATYAVLAPEHELVDAITTEGQAQAVAAYKQQASLKSDLARTDLAKEKTGVWTGSYAVNPVNGKAIPIWIADYVLASYGTGAIMAVPAHDERDWEFAKQYQLDIIPVLEGGNVEEAAYTEDGWHINSDFLNGLDKAAAIDKMVAWLETEGAGEKQVTYRLRDWLFSRQRYWGEPIPIIHWEDGTSTALSESELPLVLPKTDDIKPSGTGESPLANLADWLEVTRADGVKGRRETNTMPQWAGSSWYYLRYIDPHNDQALADPELLKAWLPVDIYIGGAEHAVLHLLYARFWHKFLYDLGLVATKEPFQKLFNQGMILGTSYRDSRGALVASDKVEKRDGAYVNIETGEELEQAPAKMSKSLKNVINPDDVVEQFGADTLRVYEMFMGPLDASIAWSSERLEGSRKFLDRVYRLITTKTITKENNGALDKVYHETVKAVTEQIESLKFNTAIAQLMVFINSANKESQLFIDYAKGYVQLLAPFAPHLAEELWQHLTQSGRSLAYETWPIYEEKFLVEDQVEIVAQVNGKVRSRLLVAKDTDRKELEELALADRKIQAATANKTIVKVIAVPNKLVNIVLK is encoded by the coding sequence ATGACTTTCTACAATCACCAAAAAATTGAGAAAAAATGGCAGGACTTTTGGGCTACTGACCATACATTTAAAACAGGCACAGATACTGCCAAACCCAATTTTTATGCTCTTGATATGTTTCCTTACCCCAGCGGGGCCGGCTTACATGTCGGGCACCCCGAAGGTTACACAGCAACGGATATTCTCAGCCGCTATAAGCGGGCACAAGGATATAATGTCCTGCATCCTATGGGCTGGGACGCTTTTGGGCTGCCGGCAGAGCAGTATGCAATGGATACCGGCAATGACCCCGCTGATTTCACTGCAGCAAACATTGCAAATTTTAAGCGTCAGATTAATGCGCTCGGCTTTTCTTACGATTGGGACCGTGAGGTTAATACAACTGATCCCAAATACTATAAATGGACCCAGTGGATTTTTACCAAGCTCTACGAAAAAGGGCTGGCTTATGAAGCTGAAGTACCGGTCAATTGGGTCGAGGAGCTGGGGACAGCTATTGCTAATGAAGAAGTTTTGCCTGACGGAACTTCTGAACGCGGCGGCTATCCGGTAGTCAGAAAACCGATGCGCCAGTGGATGCTGAAGATTACGGCTTATGCTGAGCGTCTGCTCAATGATTTAGATGATTTAGACTGGCCGGAATCCATCAAGGATATGCAGCGCAACTGGATCGGTAAATCTGTCGGAGCTAATGTCACTTTTAAAATTCAAGGGAGCGACCGGACTTTTACAGTTTTCACTACACGTCCGGACACACTCTTTGGAGCGACTTATGCTGTGCTGGCGCCTGAGCATGAATTGGTAGATGCTATTACAACTGAAGGTCAGGCTCAGGCTGTAGCAGCATATAAGCAGCAGGCCAGTTTGAAGTCTGATTTGGCCCGTACCGATTTAGCTAAGGAAAAAACCGGTGTCTGGACGGGAAGCTATGCTGTCAATCCGGTAAATGGCAAAGCTATTCCGATTTGGATTGCTGACTATGTTCTGGCAAGCTACGGGACGGGAGCTATTATGGCTGTTCCTGCCCACGATGAAAGAGACTGGGAGTTTGCTAAACAATACCAGCTCGACATCATTCCGGTGCTGGAAGGCGGCAATGTCGAAGAGGCTGCTTATACAGAAGACGGGTGGCATATCAATTCTGACTTTTTAAATGGTCTGGATAAAGCGGCTGCTATTGATAAGATGGTGGCTTGGCTGGAAACAGAAGGAGCAGGGGAAAAGCAAGTGACTTACCGGCTGCGAGACTGGCTTTTTAGCCGCCAGCGCTATTGGGGAGAACCAATTCCTATTATCCATTGGGAAGACGGGACCTCAACAGCTCTTTCCGAATCAGAGCTGCCGCTGGTTCTGCCTAAGACGGATGATATAAAGCCTTCTGGGACAGGAGAAAGCCCGCTGGCTAATCTGGCAGACTGGCTGGAAGTGACACGCGCAGATGGTGTTAAAGGACGGCGGGAAACCAATACTATGCCGCAATGGGCCGGATCCAGCTGGTATTACCTGCGCTACATAGACCCTCATAATGATCAAGCCTTGGCAGACCCTGAGCTGCTGAAAGCTTGGCTGCCGGTGGATATTTATATTGGCGGTGCTGAGCACGCCGTACTGCACCTGCTCTACGCCCGTTTTTGGCATAAATTTCTCTATGATCTCGGTTTGGTTGCTACTAAAGAACCCTTCCAAAAACTGTTTAACCAAGGGATGATTTTAGGCACAAGCTACCGTGACAGCCGCGGAGCTTTAGTTGCTTCAGATAAGGTTGAAAAACGCGATGGAGCTTATGTCAATATCGAAACAGGCGAAGAGCTGGAACAGGCACCGGCTAAAATGTCAAAATCGCTCAAAAATGTTATCAACCCTGATGACGTTGTAGAACAATTTGGGGCGGATACTTTACGGGTTTATGAGATGTTTATGGGACCGCTTGACGCTTCCATCGCCTGGTCCTCAGAACGCCTTGAAGGGAGCCGGAAGTTTTTGGACCGTGTCTATCGGTTGATAACGACCAAAACAATAACCAAGGAAAACAACGGTGCTTTAGATAAAGTTTACCACGAGACGGTTAAGGCAGTGACTGAACAAATCGAAAGTCTGAAGTTTAATACAGCAATTGCCCAGCTGATGGTCTTTATCAACAGTGCTAATAAAGAGAGTCAGCTCTTTATCGACTATGCTAAAGGCTATGTGCAGCTCCTTGCTCCATTTGCTCCGCACTTAGCTGAAGAACTCTGGCAGCATTTGACACAGTCAGGCCGGTCTTTGGCCTATGAAACCTGGCCAATTTATGAAGAGAAGTTTCTGGTTGAGGATCAGGTGGAGATTGTCGCTCAGGTTAATGGCAAGGTCCGCTCAAGGCTTCTTGTTGCTAAAGACACTGACCGCAAAGAGTTGGAAGAACTGGCCTTAGCCGACAGAAAAATTCAAGCGGCAACAGCTAACAAAACAATTGTCAAGGTCATTGCTGTTCCTAATAAATTGGTCAATATTGTTCTTAAATAG
- a CDS encoding phosphatidate cytidylyltransferase: MRERVIWGAAALLIFIPFLIWGGLPFQFFVGLLAMLGAAEMLRMKRLEVFSIEGVLAMLGAFVLTVPLDNYLTFLPIDASFSTFGLLVFLLLAGTVFNSDSYSFEDAAYPIAASLYVGIGFQNLVSARISGIDKVLLALFIVWATDIGAYLIGRRFGRRKLLAKVSPNKTVEGSLGGILSALLVALIFMLLRSNVYEPRSFFAMLLFVVIFSICGQFGDLVESAIKRHFGVKDSGKLIPGHGGILDRFDSMIFVFPIMHLFGLF; this comes from the coding sequence ATGAGAGAACGTGTTATCTGGGGAGCGGCTGCCCTGCTTATTTTCATTCCCTTTCTGATATGGGGGGGGCTGCCATTTCAGTTTTTTGTCGGCTTGCTGGCCATGCTGGGAGCGGCTGAAATGCTAAGAATGAAGAGGCTTGAAGTTTTTTCAATAGAAGGTGTCTTAGCTATGCTGGGAGCCTTTGTCCTGACAGTTCCATTGGATAATTATTTAACTTTTCTGCCGATTGACGCCAGTTTTTCGACCTTTGGTCTGCTTGTTTTCTTGCTGCTGGCAGGGACTGTCTTCAACAGTGATTCCTACTCTTTTGAGGATGCGGCCTATCCGATTGCTGCCAGTTTATATGTTGGTATCGGTTTTCAAAATCTGGTCAGTGCGCGTATTTCCGGAATAGACAAGGTTCTTTTGGCGCTTTTTATTGTTTGGGCGACAGATATCGGGGCCTATTTGATTGGGCGGCGGTTTGGCAGAAGAAAGCTTCTGGCCAAAGTTTCTCCCAACAAGACAGTAGAAGGAAGTCTGGGCGGCATTCTGTCAGCTTTGCTTGTCGCTTTGATCTTTATGCTGCTGCGAAGCAATGTCTATGAGCCTCGCAGTTTCTTTGCAATGCTGCTGTTTGTTGTTATTTTTAGTATTTGCGGCCAATTTGGAGATCTGGTTGAAAGTGCCATCAAACGCCATTTTGGTGTTAAGGACTCCGGTAAATTAATTCCCGGCCACGGCGGGATTTTAGATCGTTTTGACAGTATGATTTTTGTCTTTCCGATTATGCATCTTTTTGGCTTGTTTTAA
- a CDS encoding isoprenyl transferase — protein MFNFRRKEEHNLEKIPNHIAIIMDGNGRWAKKRLQPRVFGHKAGMETLQEVAIAASDLGVKVLTVYAFSTENWSRPQEEVNFIMNLPVEFFDQYVPQLHANNVRIQVIGETSRLPEATRDAMERARVKTKHNSGLILNFALNYGGRADITNAAKLIAQEVLDAKLNPGDITEDLFSSYLMTSSLPYLYRDPDLIIRTSGEQRLSNFLSWQASYSEFYFTPTLWPDFKKEGLLKAVSEYNRRQRRFGGV, from the coding sequence ATGTTTAATTTTAGAAGAAAAGAAGAACATAACTTAGAGAAGATTCCCAACCATATCGCTATTATTATGGATGGGAACGGACGTTGGGCTAAAAAGCGGCTGCAGCCGCGTGTTTTTGGGCATAAGGCCGGGATGGAAACGCTGCAGGAGGTTGCAATAGCAGCATCAGATCTTGGTGTCAAGGTGCTGACGGTCTATGCTTTTTCCACTGAGAATTGGTCCCGTCCTCAGGAAGAAGTGAACTTCATTATGAATTTGCCTGTGGAATTTTTTGATCAGTATGTGCCCCAGCTTCATGCCAATAATGTTCGTATTCAGGTTATCGGGGAAACGAGCCGCCTGCCAGAGGCGACTCGTGATGCTATGGAACGTGCCCGGGTTAAAACCAAGCATAATTCAGGCTTGATTCTCAACTTTGCTCTGAATTACGGCGGCCGTGCAGATATTACCAATGCAGCCAAATTGATTGCACAGGAAGTCTTAGATGCTAAGCTCAATCCAGGTGATATCACTGAAGATTTATTTTCCAGCTATCTAATGACCAGCAGCCTCCCTTATTTGTACCGGGATCCCGACTTAATTATCCGTACCAGCGGGGAACAAAGGCTCAGTAATTTTCTGTCCTGGCAGGCGTCCTACAGTGAATTTTATTTTACACCGACTTTGTGGCCGGATTTTAAAAAAGAAGGACTTCTAAAAGCAGTTAGTGAATACAATCGGCGCCAGCGGCGTTTCGGCGGTGTCTAG
- a CDS encoding proline--tRNA ligase, which yields MKQSKMLIPTLREMPSDAQVISHALMLRAGYVRQISAGIYAYLPLANRVIEKLKTIMHEEFAKIDAVEMLAPALLTADLWRESGRYETYGDDLYKLKNRDQSDFILGPTHEETLTVLVRDAVKSYKQLPLNLYQIQPKYRDEKRPRNGLLRTREFIMKDGYSFHADYASLDVTYEDYRKAYEAIFKRAGLDFKGIIGDGGAMGGKDSQEFMAITPDRTALDHWLVLDKSIASLEEIPEDTVQAIREELLSWMTAGEDTVVYSDGSGYAANLEMASSEFKTVTKVAVQEEVERVATPDCKTIDEVSVFLDVPVEQTIKTLLFMADHEPLAVLLVGNDQVNTIKLKNYLGVDFLEPASEEAAREIMGAGFGSLGPVGLPDTVRLLADRRVEAIANAVTGANTDGFHLTGVNPGRDFKADYADIREVREGEMSPDGKGTLKFARGIEIGHIFKLGTRYSESMGATVLDENGRAVPIVMGSYGIGVSRILSAVIEQHARLFVNKTPKGDYRYSWGINFPSELAPYDIHLITVNVKDEQANSLTTKIERDLQEEGYQVLTDDRNERAGSKFSDSDLIGLPIRVTVGKKAAEGIVEVKIKATGDTIEVNAENLSETLEILGKGSSE from the coding sequence ATGAAACAATCCAAAATGCTTATTCCAACGCTTCGTGAAATGCCAAGTGATGCTCAGGTTATCAGTCATGCGCTTATGCTGCGTGCGGGTTATGTCCGCCAGATTTCAGCTGGGATTTATGCTTACCTGCCCTTGGCTAATCGTGTGATTGAAAAGCTGAAAACGATTATGCATGAAGAGTTCGCAAAGATTGATGCAGTTGAAATGCTGGCTCCGGCTCTTTTGACAGCAGATCTTTGGCGTGAATCAGGGCGTTATGAAACTTACGGGGATGATTTGTACAAATTAAAAAACAGAGACCAGTCCGATTTTATCCTGGGGCCAACCCATGAAGAAACACTGACAGTACTGGTCAGAGATGCTGTTAAATCCTACAAGCAGCTGCCTTTAAATCTGTATCAGATTCAGCCCAAATACCGGGATGAAAAACGGCCGCGCAATGGCTTATTAAGAACCCGTGAGTTTATTATGAAAGACGGTTACAGTTTTCATGCTGACTATGCCAGTTTGGATGTGACTTATGAAGACTACCGCAAAGCTTATGAGGCTATTTTTAAGCGGGCAGGTCTTGATTTCAAAGGGATTATCGGTGACGGCGGTGCTATGGGCGGCAAAGACAGTCAGGAATTCATGGCTATCACACCAGATCGGACAGCTCTGGATCATTGGCTGGTTTTGGATAAATCTATTGCTTCTCTCGAAGAAATTCCGGAAGATACTGTGCAGGCTATCCGTGAGGAACTGCTGTCCTGGATGACAGCTGGTGAAGACACAGTTGTTTATTCTGATGGGTCCGGTTATGCAGCCAATTTGGAGATGGCAAGCAGCGAGTTCAAGACAGTAACAAAGGTGGCTGTACAGGAGGAAGTTGAGCGTGTTGCCACTCCGGACTGTAAAACCATTGATGAGGTATCAGTCTTTTTAGATGTACCTGTGGAACAAACGATTAAGACCCTTCTGTTCATGGCAGACCATGAGCCGCTTGCTGTCCTTCTTGTTGGCAATGACCAAGTGAACACCATTAAACTCAAGAACTATTTGGGAGTTGATTTTCTTGAACCTGCCAGTGAAGAAGCGGCCAGAGAGATTATGGGAGCTGGTTTTGGTTCTCTTGGGCCGGTTGGTCTGCCAGATACCGTTCGTCTGCTTGCAGACCGCAGAGTTGAAGCTATTGCCAATGCAGTTACAGGTGCAAATACTGATGGTTTCCACTTGACAGGGGTCAATCCTGGGCGCGACTTTAAGGCAGACTATGCCGATATCCGTGAAGTAAGAGAAGGTGAGATGTCTCCGGACGGTAAAGGGACTCTTAAATTTGCCCGAGGAATTGAAATCGGTCATATCTTTAAACTGGGGACACGCTATTCTGAAAGCATGGGGGCAACGGTTCTTGATGAAAACGGCCGCGCTGTTCCTATTGTAATGGGAAGCTACGGAATCGGTGTCAGCCGTATACTGTCAGCTGTAATTGAACAGCATGCCCGCTTGTTTGTCAATAAAACACCAAAAGGTGATTACCGCTATTCGTGGGGGATTAATTTCCCTAGCGAACTGGCGCCTTATGATATTCATCTAATCACCGTTAATGTCAAAGATGAGCAAGCTAATAGCTTGACGACTAAGATCGAACGTGACTTACAGGAAGAAGGCTATCAAGTGCTGACCGATGACCGCAATGAGCGTGCTGGTTCCAAGTTTTCTGACAGTGATTTAATCGGTCTGCCAATCCGTGTAACTGTCGGCAAAAAAGCAGCTGAAGGGATTGTTGAAGTAAAGATAAAAGCAACAGGCGACACCATTGAGGTTAATGCCGAAAATCTAAGTGAAACGCTTGAAATTTTAGGAAAAGGGAGTTCTGAGTAG
- the yajC gene encoding preprotein translocase subunit YajC, with product MGYSTIILLVLLLGMMWFMQRTQRRQAQERQNQLNAVQKGDEIVTIGGLYGIIDEIDTDKKQMVLDVDGVYLTFELSALKTVITKASAVTEETAEAAEVSADDAADTQETMDSAIDQ from the coding sequence ATGGGTTATTCAACTATTATTCTGCTTGTGCTTTTGCTGGGAATGATGTGGTTTATGCAGCGTACTCAGAGGAGGCAGGCGCAGGAGCGTCAAAATCAGTTAAATGCGGTTCAAAAGGGTGATGAAATCGTAACCATCGGCGGTTTATACGGTATTATTGATGAAATTGATACTGATAAAAAGCAAATGGTTCTTGATGTTGATGGTGTTTATCTGACTTTTGAATTATCAGCTCTTAAAACAGTTATTACTAAAGCATCTGCTGTGACTGAAGAAACGGCAGAAGCTGCTGAAGTATCTGCTGATGATGCTGCAGACACTCAGGAAACGATGGATTCTGCTATCGATCAATAG